One segment of Phragmites australis chromosome 13, lpPhrAust1.1, whole genome shotgun sequence DNA contains the following:
- the LOC133889514 gene encoding uncharacterized protein LOC133889514, which produces MVDMAPPLRPWADLESGIISRIADSCALKDYASCRSVCGPWRSALPPPLSRPLAVLSADDAAGHPVSIAACSLHAHRWSRLLGLQQPTRLSASGCRCVGARDGWVALVAGDAETGVGAGPLLFNPFTGEEIPLDSSLYEPKHELAPKIVFSPNPTPRDFAAVSVCRPNRVAVQRACGGCSFIIIEETEGLMDGAVLVDVAYGDDDKVYCLALDGEVHVLHLNRRRRGTSWMPAVEVRRLLGPLLSVPLGADAFPPPYNTISQFTDAKNLVLCDGVLYQIWRRPSGEGSATVDAPPGGAGRWIHIFEGDVFVLRYDRGSCPCWTVAEEKDLSGNAVFVGMNDAAVVRGEGVSANSVYYFDGPRGRDYEAVVYNMATGTSVRWPAATAGMSSPAWYFLPAGESRRVEAVAIDVEATSEEATSPEYDEMEHPVFRPKRTKNLLAIDEPESDAWIIEVEPELEIDCEASKHKVLGAELLKRKQSHSQQAPQSTGHRLLLIVLVSNPGSEEEQHRDGYDQQMTIFSSDGRVFQILY; this is translated from the exons ATGGTCGACATGGCGCCTCCCCTCCGCCCGTGGGCCGACCTCGAGTCCGGCATCATCTCACGCATCGCCGACTCCTGCGCGCTCAAGGACTACGCCTCCTGCCGCTCCGTCTGCGGACCCTGGCGCTCCgccctcccgccgccgctgtcGCGGCCCCTCGCCGTCCTCTCCGCGGACGACGCCGCGGGCCACCCCGTGTCGATCGCGGCCTGCTCCCTCCACGCGCACCGCTGGTCCAGGCTCCTCGGCCTGCAACAGCCGACCAGGCTTAGCGCCAGCGGATGCCGCTGCGTCGGCGCGCGCGACGGGTGGGTCGCCCTCGTCGCCGGCGACGCCGAGACGGGCGTGGGCGCAGGACCCCTGCTGTTCAATCCGTTCACCGGCGAGGAGATCCCGCTGGACTCGTCGCTGTACGAGCCCAAGCACGAGCTGGCGCCCAAGATCGTGTTCTCGCCGAACCCCACGCCGCGAGACTTCGCCGCGGTGAGCGTCTGCCGGCCCAACAGGGTCGCCGTGCAGAGGGCGTGCGGCGGCTGCTCGTTCATCATCATCGAGGAAACGGAAGGGCTCATGGACGGGGCCGTCCTGGTCGATGTGGCGTACGGCGACGACGACAAGGTCTACTGCCTGGCGCTGGACGGTGAGGTGCACGTGCTTCACCtcaaccgccgccgccgtggcacCTCCTGGATGCCGGCGGTGGAGGTGAGGAGACTGCTTGGACCACTGCTGAGCGTGCCCCTCGGAGCCGACGCCTTCCCGCCGCCGTACAACACCATCTCCCAGTTCACAGACGCCAAGAACCTGGTGCTCTGCGACGGCGTGCTGTACCAGATATGGAGGCGGCCCAGCGGCGAAGGCTCTGCCACCGTCGACGCGCCGCCCGGAGGAGCAGGGCGGTGGATTCACATCTTTGAGGGCGACGTCTTTGTTCTGAGGTACGACCGAGGGAGCTGCCCGTGCTGGACCGTGGCCGAGGAGAAAGACCTAAGTGGCAACGCTGTGTTCGTCGGGATGAACGATGCGGCGGTGGTGCGTGGCGAGGGCGTGAGCGCTAACAGCGTGTACTACTTTGACGGCCCGCGCGGGAGAGACTACGAGGCCGTCGTGTACAACATGGCAACCGGAACCTCTGTgcggtggccggcggcgacCGCAGGCATGTCGAGCCCCGCCTGGTACTTCTTGCCGGCCGGCGAGAGCCGGCGCGTGGAAGCAGTAGCAATTGACGTGGAAGCCACATCTGAGGAAGCAACTTCTCCCGAATATGACGAGATGGAGCATCCTGTGTTCCGTCCCAAAAGAACCAAGAATTTGCTTG CGATCGATGAACCAGAGAGTGATGCATGGATTATCGAGGTTGAACCTGAGCTGGAGATTGATTGTGAAGCATCTAAGCACAAAG ttcttgGAGCTGAACTGCTGAAGCGAAAGCAAAGCCACAGTCAGCAAGCGCCCCAATCCACCGGCCACCGCCTCCTACTTATCGTTTTGGTTAGCAACCCGGGGTCGGAAGAAGAGCAGCATCGGGACGGGTACGACCAGCAGATGACCATCTTCTCGTCGGACGGCCGCGTCTTTCAAATTTTATATTGA